From the Nonlabens marinus S1-08 genome, one window contains:
- the rodA gene encoding rod shape-determining protein RodA: MLNSAIGDKPKFDVSIILIYLALVLIGWVSIYSAAPVEAHGSIFDIDEVYGKQFLWIILAIALIVLIFAIEVKFFERFAGVIYVVSLLSLAGLFVFGKEISGATSWYGIGSMSLQPSEFAKFATALALAKYLSQLDISVRDIKHLFIAGGIVLLPAILIVPQPDPGSALVYGAFFFALHREGLSLWFLLLAIIALVLFIGSLLVGPWWMAAISLVVVGVIFSLSRKRHKNRRGSKPQVSWFAAVLIACIAFAFTADFIFENVFQERHRNRINIVLGRLDDSQGVQYNIIQSEIAIGSGGLSGKGLLKGTQTQGGFVPEQHTDFIFSAIGEEFGLLGAGAVVVLFVLLIYRLVIMAERQRNQFSRIYGYGVAGIFFVHFFVNVGMVLGLLPTVGIPLPFMSYGGSGLWGFTVLLFIFVKLDAHRMSYQH, encoded by the coding sequence GTGCTCAACAGTGCCATAGGCGACAAGCCTAAATTTGACGTCAGCATCATCTTGATCTATCTCGCGCTAGTGTTGATAGGTTGGGTAAGTATTTACAGCGCAGCACCAGTTGAAGCTCACGGCTCTATTTTTGACATAGATGAGGTTTACGGAAAACAGTTTCTATGGATCATCCTCGCCATAGCCTTGATTGTTCTCATTTTTGCGATAGAAGTCAAGTTTTTTGAACGTTTTGCTGGGGTAATTTATGTTGTTTCCTTGTTATCACTGGCTGGTTTGTTCGTTTTTGGAAAAGAAATTTCAGGTGCAACCTCTTGGTACGGTATCGGTTCAATGAGCTTGCAGCCCAGTGAGTTTGCTAAATTTGCGACGGCATTAGCATTAGCTAAGTACTTGAGTCAATTGGATATCTCGGTTAGAGATATCAAGCATCTCTTCATTGCTGGAGGGATCGTGTTATTACCTGCAATTTTAATCGTCCCGCAGCCAGATCCAGGAAGTGCATTAGTTTATGGCGCTTTCTTTTTTGCACTGCACAGGGAAGGATTATCACTTTGGTTCTTGTTGTTAGCGATTATCGCATTGGTGTTATTCATCGGTTCCCTGTTGGTAGGTCCATGGTGGATGGCGGCGATCAGCCTTGTAGTAGTAGGGGTAATATTTTCGCTTTCGCGAAAGCGACACAAAAATAGAAGAGGTTCTAAACCACAAGTGTCTTGGTTTGCAGCTGTCTTAATTGCCTGTATTGCGTTTGCTTTTACTGCAGATTTCATTTTTGAAAACGTCTTTCAAGAACGTCACAGAAACCGTATTAACATTGTGCTAGGAAGGCTAGATGACAGTCAAGGAGTGCAGTACAATATCATCCAAAGCGAGATTGCCATTGGCAGCGGTGGTCTTTCTGGTAAGGGCCTGCTTAAGGGAACTCAGACTCAGGGTGGTTTTGTTCCAGAGCAGCACACAGATTTTATTTTCTCTGCGATAGGAGAGGAGTTTGGTCTGCTAGGGGCAGGTGCTGTCGTGGTGTTATTTGTTTTACTCATCTACCGACTGGTCATCATGGCTGAGCGCCAGCGCAATCAGTTTTCTCGTATTTACGGTTATGGGGTCGCAGGAATCTTCTTTGTCCACTTCTTTGTAAACGTGGGTATGGTGTTAGGCTTACTGCCTACCGTCGGTATTCCTTTACCCTTTATGAGTTATGGAGGTAGTGGCTTGTGGGGCTTTACAGTGCTGCTGTTTATTTTTGTAAAGCTAGACGCTCATAGGATGAGTTATCAGCATTAG
- a CDS encoding DNA/RNA non-specific endonuclease, with protein sequence MKKFIYTLLAIGFMFALFWIQKIQNQSISNENIAVESQNDATFNRADYLPTSNHQVVHHRTYSLSYNKKHEQAEWTAHILTTKDIQPADYKRPYFEIDDMVSTGAASWRNYKNSGYDRGHLVPAGDRRGSLADYEETFLTSNISPQLHEFNAGNWNDLEQKIRRYAKMESLYVVTGSILTDDLSSIGNEEVSVPEYFYKIVYKDNNGKPTILSFLVPHAKTDRSINDFKVSVDHIEELTGIDFFSQLPDDIEIRIESTYDATGW encoded by the coding sequence TTGAAAAAGTTCATCTACACGCTCTTGGCCATTGGTTTTATGTTTGCCCTGTTCTGGATTCAGAAAATTCAAAATCAATCGATTTCCAACGAAAATATCGCAGTAGAATCACAAAATGATGCCACATTCAATCGAGCTGATTACCTCCCTACTTCAAACCATCAGGTAGTACATCATCGCACCTACAGCCTCTCTTACAACAAAAAACACGAGCAAGCAGAATGGACAGCGCACATTCTAACTACAAAAGATATCCAGCCTGCAGACTATAAGCGACCCTATTTTGAGATTGATGATATGGTTAGCACTGGTGCAGCCAGTTGGCGCAATTACAAGAACAGCGGTTACGATCGCGGTCATTTGGTACCAGCAGGTGACCGGCGAGGATCCTTAGCAGATTATGAAGAAACTTTTTTGACCAGCAACATCAGCCCACAATTGCATGAATTTAATGCAGGCAACTGGAACGATCTAGAACAAAAAATCAGACGCTATGCAAAAATGGAATCCTTGTATGTAGTAACTGGATCTATCTTGACAGATGATCTCTCAAGCATCGGGAATGAAGAGGTAAGTGTACCAGAATATTTTTACAAAATAGTTTATAAGGACAATAATGGAAAACCAACAATCCTATCTTTTCTAGTACCACATGCCAAAACTGACCGTTCTATAAATGATTTTAAGGTTTCTGTTGACCACATAGAAGAACTGACGGGTATTGATTTTTTCTCACAATTACCTGATGACATAGAAATCAGAATAGAATCCACATATGATGCAACGGGATGGTAA
- the mrdA gene encoding penicillin-binding protein 2, which produces MKKLLLLFFVSITGLIFLGRLVYLQIFNDELKLKSELNAVKTVFDYPERGFIYDRNGQLMVANQTAYDVMVVPREVKAFDTLELCGLLQMDKADLIKQIEKAKNWSWRKPSVVMPQLTQMEYAPLQEKLRKFPGFYTQRRSLRKYLVDHSANVLGYIREVNQAVIDVDESYEMGDLIGKSGIESQYEKELRGKKGVKRFLRDNFGRPIASYENGRFDTIPKAGANLTVTLDSKLQEYGQQLMENKRGGIVAIEPKTGEILSLISAPFYDPSVTMGRERSKNINALIRDTIQMPTYNRALQAEYAPGSPFKVLGALIGLQENAITVNDRFYCNHGYNYGGRKKLGCHSHSSPLSMERGIAESCNAYFAQVYRKIIEGQKNSHVGMDVWNKHVTSFGLGNFLGYDLPVGRKGRVPDSDYYDKVYPSGNWYATTTISNSIGQGEVVATPIQLANMTAAIANRGYFYTPHILKEKDGVPIQEDKYTTKRFTTIDAKHFEPVIEGMNQVYKTGTASSVQIPGIEICGKTGTAENFAKINGVTTQLTDHSVFIAFAPKDDPKIAIAVFIENGYWGSRYAAKIASLMIEKHLKGEITRTDLEDWVLNHTLEEEYAKPYSGKPFQINGPPVQIPGPPVSIQRPNSENKF; this is translated from the coding sequence ATGAAGAAGTTACTTCTCCTGTTTTTTGTGAGCATTACGGGTCTCATTTTCTTGGGTAGGTTGGTGTATTTACAGATTTTTAATGACGAACTAAAACTCAAATCAGAATTGAACGCCGTTAAGACGGTTTTTGATTATCCAGAACGTGGTTTCATTTATGACCGTAACGGTCAGTTGATGGTTGCAAATCAAACCGCATATGACGTTATGGTCGTTCCAAGAGAGGTAAAAGCATTTGACACACTTGAGTTGTGCGGTTTGTTACAAATGGACAAGGCAGATTTGATCAAACAAATTGAGAAAGCAAAAAACTGGTCTTGGCGCAAGCCTAGTGTTGTAATGCCTCAACTTACCCAAATGGAATATGCTCCACTTCAAGAAAAATTACGCAAGTTTCCTGGTTTCTATACACAGCGCAGATCGTTGCGTAAATACCTAGTGGATCACAGCGCTAATGTATTAGGGTACATTCGAGAAGTGAATCAAGCTGTTATTGATGTAGATGAATCCTATGAAATGGGAGATCTTATAGGTAAAAGCGGTATTGAGTCTCAATATGAAAAAGAACTGCGTGGTAAGAAGGGAGTAAAAAGATTTTTGAGAGATAATTTCGGTAGGCCAATTGCTTCTTATGAAAATGGAAGGTTTGATACGATCCCAAAAGCGGGTGCAAACCTTACGGTTACCTTAGATAGCAAATTGCAGGAATACGGTCAGCAACTCATGGAAAATAAACGCGGCGGTATTGTTGCGATAGAGCCTAAAACAGGAGAAATTCTAAGTTTGATCTCCGCACCGTTTTATGACCCAAGTGTCACCATGGGACGGGAACGTTCTAAAAACATTAACGCGCTCATTAGAGACACGATACAAATGCCTACCTACAACAGAGCGTTACAGGCAGAGTATGCGCCAGGGTCACCATTTAAGGTGTTGGGAGCACTTATTGGGCTACAGGAAAATGCAATTACGGTAAACGATAGATTTTATTGCAATCATGGCTATAATTATGGAGGTCGCAAAAAACTAGGCTGTCACAGCCATTCCAGCCCATTGTCCATGGAAAGAGGAATCGCCGAGTCCTGCAATGCTTATTTTGCACAAGTATATAGGAAGATCATTGAAGGGCAAAAAAATAGCCACGTGGGAATGGACGTTTGGAATAAGCACGTGACCTCTTTTGGATTAGGAAACTTTTTAGGTTACGATTTACCAGTAGGAAGAAAGGGACGCGTTCCAGATAGTGATTATTATGATAAGGTTTACCCTAGTGGCAATTGGTATGCTACGACCACTATTTCTAATAGCATAGGACAAGGCGAGGTAGTAGCCACACCTATACAGTTGGCGAATATGACTGCAGCCATCGCTAATCGCGGTTATTTTTATACTCCTCATATTCTAAAAGAAAAGGATGGAGTGCCTATCCAAGAAGATAAGTATACTACGAAGAGATTTACGACCATAGATGCAAAACACTTTGAGCCGGTAATCGAGGGGATGAATCAGGTTTACAAAACGGGTACAGCCTCCAGCGTTCAAATTCCTGGAATAGAAATATGTGGTAAAACTGGAACGGCAGAGAATTTTGCTAAAATCAATGGCGTTACTACACAACTAACTGACCACAGTGTGTTTATCGCATTTGCACCTAAAGACGATCCTAAAATTGCTATTGCTGTATTTATTGAAAACGGATATTGGGGTTCCCGCTATGCAGCAAAAATTGCCAGTCTTATGATTGAAAAACATTTGAAAGGCGAAATCACTAGAACTGATTTAGAAGATTGGGTATTAAACCATACACTGGAAGAAGAGTATGCTAAACCCTACAGTGGTAAACCCTTTCAAATCAATGGACCACCTGTGCAAATCCCAGGCCCACCAGTATCTATCCAACGACCCAACTCAGAAAATAAGTTTTAG
- the mreC gene encoding rod shape-determining protein MreC — protein MQHIINFLIKYRNLLLYLVLFSVAMVFTIQSHEYHRTTFIHSTGNVTGEILETRKDIYEYFDLDQQNQYLSEENARLRMRLLALGDTLLGGESTLIFSDSLPYRVIPSRVIKNAYDKLDNFITLDIGSKRGVEPDMGVITSNGLVGIVDVTSADFSRVISILNSEISLNAQIKGTSTIGSLTWDGTDPYTMSLIDVPRLARVKKGDTIITGQQSTTFPADVQIGVVENAVLTDNGSRYDIQVRLFNDMTDLGYVYVIKKRDKEAIQIIDTLQVNE, from the coding sequence ATGCAACATATCATCAATTTTCTGATCAAGTACAGAAATTTGCTGTTGTACCTAGTCTTGTTCTCAGTAGCGATGGTATTTACTATTCAATCTCATGAATACCATAGGACTACCTTCATTCATTCCACAGGTAATGTTACCGGAGAGATTTTAGAAACTCGCAAAGACATTTATGAGTATTTTGATCTGGACCAGCAAAATCAATATTTGAGTGAGGAGAATGCTAGATTGCGCATGCGGTTATTAGCATTAGGAGACACCCTTCTAGGAGGTGAATCTACTTTGATATTTTCAGACAGTTTACCTTACCGCGTGATTCCGTCGCGTGTTATTAAAAACGCTTATGATAAGTTAGATAACTTCATTACACTGGATATAGGTAGTAAACGAGGTGTTGAGCCAGATATGGGAGTAATTACAAGCAATGGTCTGGTAGGGATCGTTGATGTAACCTCTGCAGATTTTTCAAGAGTCATTTCCATATTAAATTCTGAGATCTCTTTGAATGCGCAAATTAAAGGAACATCGACAATTGGGTCTTTGACCTGGGATGGTACTGATCCTTATACAATGAGTTTGATAGATGTTCCTAGATTAGCTCGTGTAAAAAAAGGAGATACTATAATTACTGGGCAGCAGTCCACAACCTTTCCAGCCGATGTTCAAATAGGAGTAGTAGAAAATGCGGTACTGACAGACAATGGGTCGAGGTACGATATACAAGTAAGACTTTTTAATGACATGACAGACTTAGGCTATGTTTATGTTATCAAAAAGAGAGATAAGGAAGCCATTCAAATCATCGATACCCTGCAGGTAAATGAATAA
- the purH gene encoding bifunctional phosphoribosylaminoimidazolecarboxamide formyltransferase/IMP cyclohydrolase, with the protein MSQIKAQSALISVFHKDGLAPIVRKMKDLGITIYSTGGTEKFIKELDVPVVPVEDVTSYPSILGGRVKTLHPKIFGGILNRRDHETDPAQLAEFDIPQIDIVIVDLYPFEDTVASGASEQDIIEKIDIGGISLIRAAAKNFKDTLCIATMQDYAELLEVLESGNGSTTLEQRKKFATTAFNVSSHYDSAIYNYYAGDDLEKSLKVSEQHVMPLRYGENPHQRGWFFGNFDEMFVKHHGKELSYNNLLDVDAAVNLMSEFVDDMPTFAIFKHNNACGIAQRESIHDAYVDALAGDPVSAFGGILIANKEIDVPTAEKINELFCEVVIAPSFDSAALEILKSKKNRIMLELVEGALSRKRDTNKLEVRASLNGYLVQDANLKTDTKESFKEATDKKPTNSQVEDLLFASKICKHTKSNTIVLAKGKQLCASGTGQTSRVDALNQAIHKAKSFNFDLDGAVMASDAFFPFPDCVEIADNAGITAVIQPGGSIKDQLSIDYCNKNDIAMVFTGTRHFKH; encoded by the coding sequence ATGAGCCAAATCAAAGCACAAAGCGCCTTAATTTCCGTATTTCATAAAGATGGGCTTGCTCCCATTGTTAGAAAAATGAAAGACTTGGGAATCACTATTTATTCCACTGGTGGAACTGAGAAATTCATTAAAGAACTTGATGTGCCCGTTGTGCCTGTAGAAGACGTAACCTCGTACCCGTCAATTTTAGGTGGTCGTGTGAAGACACTGCACCCTAAAATCTTTGGAGGAATTCTCAACCGTCGCGATCATGAAACAGATCCAGCTCAATTGGCAGAATTTGATATCCCGCAAATCGATATAGTTATTGTAGATCTGTATCCTTTTGAAGATACCGTGGCGAGTGGCGCAAGTGAGCAAGACATCATTGAGAAAATAGACATAGGCGGTATCTCATTGATAAGGGCAGCTGCTAAAAATTTCAAAGACACTTTGTGTATTGCGACCATGCAAGATTATGCAGAGCTTTTAGAGGTTTTAGAATCAGGAAATGGGTCAACGACACTAGAGCAACGCAAGAAATTTGCTACCACTGCATTTAACGTCTCTTCGCATTACGATAGCGCCATCTATAATTACTATGCAGGCGACGATCTAGAGAAATCCTTAAAGGTGAGTGAGCAACACGTGATGCCATTGCGCTATGGAGAAAATCCACACCAGCGCGGGTGGTTCTTCGGTAATTTTGATGAGATGTTTGTCAAACATCACGGTAAGGAGTTGTCTTATAATAATTTACTAGATGTTGATGCGGCAGTAAACCTAATGAGCGAATTTGTAGATGACATGCCTACCTTTGCCATATTTAAGCACAACAACGCCTGTGGCATCGCACAGCGGGAAAGTATACATGATGCATATGTTGACGCCTTAGCTGGCGATCCGGTTTCTGCTTTTGGGGGTATTTTAATTGCTAATAAAGAAATTGATGTGCCTACCGCTGAAAAAATCAATGAATTATTCTGTGAGGTGGTCATCGCTCCTTCCTTTGATAGCGCTGCACTAGAGATTCTTAAAAGCAAGAAAAATAGAATCATGCTGGAACTTGTTGAAGGTGCGCTTTCGCGAAAGCGAGATACCAACAAACTCGAGGTGCGAGCATCATTAAACGGTTATTTAGTACAAGATGCTAACTTGAAAACCGATACGAAAGAGAGTTTTAAGGAAGCGACAGATAAAAAACCTACCAATTCCCAAGTGGAAGATTTATTGTTTGCTTCAAAAATATGCAAGCATACCAAGTCAAACACTATCGTTCTAGCAAAGGGTAAGCAGCTCTGCGCTAGTGGTACTGGGCAAACCTCTAGAGTTGACGCTTTAAATCAAGCCATTCATAAAGCAAAATCCTTCAATTTTGACCTTGATGGAGCTGTTATGGCAAGTGATGCTTTTTTTCCATTTCCCGATTGTGTGGAAATTGCGGATAATGCAGGAATAACAGCTGTTATACAGCCAGGAGGCTCGATCAAAGACCAACTTTCTATTGACTATTGCAATAAAAACGATATTGCTATGGTTTTTACTGGTACAAGGCATTTTAAACACTAG
- a CDS encoding ABC transporter permease, whose translation MLIYLRVLKESFFFALNALRTNLLRTFLSLLGVTIGIFAIIGVLAAIDSLENEIKDGLSSLDISTIYVLNRSFGPTELEPYQYQNFPNVSYEEYLMLKRSVPNLDAITYTFFTAPENIKFEDKTVTGVGIQPHTSDFYQLENLKLTDGRFFNDSEDVSGSPVVVLGYEIAQSLFDNTNPIGKRIRLYGNKFTVIGVLEKEGAGAFGPSKDESAFIPVNFVRRIYSDTNKNTTTALIMKPKAGVDLDEFMATVEQRLRNSRGLKGDDLSTFFINPLKGFADFLDQVTGVMTLIGVIISGFSMLVGGFGIANIMFVSVKERTNLIGIQKSLGAKSRFILSQFLFESVILAIFGGLFGLFFVWLATLGANLAVDDFEFILSLKNIILGTSISAIIGLIAGVIPAFVAARLDPVEAIRTGM comes from the coding sequence ATGCTTATCTATCTAAGAGTTCTTAAGGAGAGTTTCTTCTTCGCGCTCAATGCATTACGTACCAATCTATTAAGAACTTTCCTTTCGTTACTAGGCGTTACCATTGGAATATTTGCGATCATTGGCGTTTTGGCCGCTATTGACTCACTAGAAAATGAGATCAAAGACGGGTTAAGTTCCCTAGATATTTCTACAATTTACGTACTCAATAGATCTTTTGGACCTACCGAATTAGAACCCTATCAGTATCAAAATTTCCCAAATGTGAGCTATGAAGAATACCTAATGCTCAAACGCAGTGTCCCAAACCTAGATGCTATCACCTACACTTTTTTCACCGCACCTGAAAATATAAAGTTTGAAGACAAGACAGTTACTGGAGTCGGGATTCAACCACATACTAGCGATTTCTATCAATTAGAAAACTTAAAATTAACCGACGGGCGTTTTTTCAATGATTCTGAAGATGTAAGCGGTTCTCCAGTTGTCGTTTTAGGTTACGAAATAGCACAGAGTCTATTTGATAACACAAACCCTATAGGAAAACGAATACGTTTATATGGGAACAAATTCACAGTGATTGGAGTTTTAGAAAAAGAAGGTGCTGGTGCATTCGGTCCTAGTAAAGATGAATCTGCATTTATCCCTGTGAATTTTGTGAGACGTATCTACAGTGACACTAATAAAAACACCACCACGGCTCTTATAATGAAACCCAAAGCAGGAGTGGATCTTGATGAATTCATGGCTACAGTAGAGCAACGACTGCGCAACTCTCGAGGTTTAAAAGGCGACGATTTGAGCACCTTTTTTATCAATCCGTTAAAAGGATTTGCTGACTTTTTAGATCAAGTTACAGGTGTAATGACTCTTATAGGCGTGATAATCTCTGGGTTTTCAATGCTGGTAGGCGGTTTTGGGATTGCTAACATCATGTTTGTAAGTGTAAAAGAACGCACGAACCTTATTGGGATTCAAAAATCTCTGGGTGCCAAAAGTCGTTTTATACTTTCTCAGTTTTTATTTGAATCTGTAATACTTGCCATTTTTGGAGGTTTGTTTGGATTGTTTTTTGTCTGGCTTGCTACCCTTGGGGCCAACCTTGCTGTTGACGATTTTGAATTTATTCTTTCGCTTAAAAATATCATTTTAGGCACAAGCATTTCTGCTATAATCGGTCTGATAGCTGGTGTCATCCCAGCTTTTGTTGCTGCACGACTGGATCCTGTTGAGGCCATACGTACAGGAATGTAG
- a CDS encoding rod shape-determining protein, with protein MGFFDFLTEDIAIDLGTANTLIVHNGKVVVDSPSIVARDRTTGKIIAVGKEAAMMQGKTHENIKTIRPLKDGVIADFDASEKMISMFIREIPALKKKLFTPSLRMVICIPSGITEVEMRAVKDSAERVNGKEVYLIHEPMAAAIGIGIDIMQPKGNMIVDIGGGTTEIAVIALGGIVCDKSVKIAGDVFTNDIVYYMRTQHNLYVGERTAEKIKIQIGAATEDLEVPPEEMNVQGRDLLTGKPKEVKIGYREIAKALDKSILRVEDAVMETLSQTPPELAADIYNTGIYLAGGGSMLRGLDKRLSQKTDLPVYIAEDPLRAVVRGTGLTLKNLEKYKSVLANK; from the coding sequence ATGGGATTTTTTGATTTTCTCACAGAAGATATTGCCATCGATCTAGGTACGGCAAATACATTAATCGTCCACAACGGTAAAGTTGTCGTAGACAGCCCGTCTATTGTGGCCAGAGATCGAACAACAGGAAAGATTATCGCTGTGGGTAAGGAAGCTGCAATGATGCAGGGGAAAACTCATGAAAACATCAAAACCATCCGTCCATTGAAGGATGGAGTTATTGCAGATTTTGATGCAAGTGAGAAAATGATCTCTATGTTTATTAGAGAAATTCCAGCACTTAAGAAAAAGCTGTTCACACCATCATTACGTATGGTCATCTGTATACCTTCAGGTATTACTGAGGTAGAGATGAGAGCGGTAAAGGATAGTGCGGAGCGAGTAAACGGTAAGGAAGTGTATCTGATCCATGAACCTATGGCAGCAGCCATCGGTATTGGTATTGACATCATGCAACCTAAAGGGAACATGATTGTAGATATAGGTGGAGGAACTACTGAAATCGCAGTTATAGCTTTAGGAGGTATAGTTTGTGACAAATCTGTAAAGATTGCCGGTGACGTTTTCACTAACGATATCGTTTATTATATGCGTACCCAGCACAACCTTTATGTGGGGGAGCGCACTGCTGAAAAAATTAAGATTCAAATAGGCGCCGCGACTGAAGATCTAGAAGTGCCGCCAGAAGAGATGAACGTTCAAGGACGTGATTTGTTGACTGGAAAGCCTAAAGAGGTAAAAATTGGTTATCGCGAGATTGCAAAAGCACTAGATAAATCCATTTTACGTGTGGAAGATGCGGTAATGGAAACATTATCTCAAACTCCTCCAGAACTAGCAGCTGATATTTATAATACAGGTATCTACCTAGCCGGTGGTGGTTCTATGTTACGTGGACTCGACAAACGCTTGTCTCAAAAAACAGATCTTCCCGTTTACATCGCTGAAGATCCATTAAGAGCAGTAGTAAGAGGTACTGGTTTGACTCTTAAAAATTTGGAGAAATACAAAAGCGTATTAGCTAACAAGTAA